A part of Pantoea vagans genomic DNA contains:
- a CDS encoding M55 family metallopeptidase, which translates to MKIFISADIEGIAGVMRPEQCTLGHPEHQIARGLMEQEVNAAIEGAFAGGATEVVVADSHAQMTNLRAENIDPRARLVQGKPRCLSMVEGIEQQRFDGLFLVGFHSAAGESGVLAHTINGRAFWRIHINGLVMGETDIYAAAAAEQGTPLLLVTGDDQLQSWIADHYPAVDYVCVKRAISHTCAESISPLAAQRAIAAAASAALQHPSQVNTTRLTAPYAMRLQATKPVLADLFSLIPGVTRLDAVTVGYQAEKMETLISLLSAFSYLASTQS; encoded by the coding sequence ATGAAAATTTTTATCTCGGCCGACATTGAAGGTATTGCGGGCGTCATGCGCCCGGAGCAGTGTACACTTGGTCACCCGGAGCATCAGATCGCCCGTGGTCTGATGGAGCAGGAAGTGAATGCCGCGATTGAGGGGGCGTTCGCAGGCGGGGCAACGGAAGTGGTGGTAGCAGACAGCCATGCGCAGATGACCAATTTACGTGCGGAAAATATCGATCCCCGCGCCCGACTGGTGCAGGGCAAACCTCGCTGCCTGTCGATGGTGGAAGGGATAGAACAGCAGCGGTTCGACGGACTGTTTCTGGTGGGGTTTCACAGTGCAGCAGGTGAATCCGGCGTACTGGCGCATACCATTAACGGTCGGGCATTCTGGCGAATCCATATCAATGGCCTGGTGATGGGCGAAACCGATATCTATGCCGCCGCCGCCGCTGAACAGGGTACGCCATTGCTGCTGGTCACCGGCGACGATCAGTTACAGAGCTGGATAGCGGACCACTACCCGGCGGTCGATTATGTCTGTGTAAAACGCGCCATTTCGCATACCTGCGCGGAATCCATCAGTCCACTGGCGGCACAGCGTGCGATCGCGGCCGCAGCGAGCGCTGCACTGCAGCATCCTTCTCAGGTGAACACGACCCGCCTTACAGCGCCTTACGCTATGCGGCTTCAGGCCACAAAACCGGTGCTGGCCGATCTGTTCAGCCTGATCCCTGGCGTCACGCGCCTTGACGCCGTTACCGTGGGCTATCAGGCGGAGAAGATGGAGACGTTAATCAGCTTACTCAGTGCCTTCTCCTATCTGGCGAGTACCCAGTCGTAG
- a CDS encoding P1 family peptidase, which yields MDFQQLQRDLLLKRWRDRRQLGQPRSACGPTNRISDVAGVRVGHDTLNEGEKQTGVTAIVPPGDNLFITPLPCGAEVLNGFAKPVGLVQIEELGVLQTPILLSNTLAVGTLFTALVREAIRRNPELGRTLPTVNPLVLECNDGWLNDIQALAVSEMMAQAALQTASADFARGSVGAGRGMSCFSLKGGIGTASRVIPSLSATLGVLVLANFGALEALTIDGVRAGEMIAPLLTGHTSQLDAGSVIIIMATDAPLDARQLKRIAKRAGAGLGRLGSYWGHGSGDIAVAFSTQPLPQPPQDDTLEPLLAAAADATEQAVLDALLSAEAVTGFRGHHRPSLTQILDRLTS from the coding sequence ATGGATTTCCAACAATTGCAGCGCGACCTGCTGCTGAAGCGCTGGCGTGACAGGCGTCAGCTTGGGCAACCGCGAAGCGCATGCGGACCCACGAATCGCATCAGCGATGTTGCGGGTGTGCGTGTCGGACATGACACGCTGAATGAAGGTGAAAAGCAGACGGGCGTCACCGCTATCGTACCGCCGGGCGACAATCTGTTTATCACACCGCTGCCGTGCGGAGCTGAGGTCCTGAACGGCTTTGCGAAACCCGTCGGACTGGTGCAGATAGAGGAACTTGGCGTGCTTCAGACGCCGATTCTGCTCAGTAACACGCTGGCGGTCGGCACGCTGTTTACCGCGCTGGTGCGGGAGGCTATCCGTCGTAACCCGGAACTGGGACGAACGTTACCCACGGTCAACCCGCTGGTGCTGGAGTGCAACGATGGCTGGCTGAATGATATTCAGGCGCTGGCTGTCAGTGAGATGATGGCGCAGGCGGCGCTGCAGACGGCCTCCGCTGACTTCGCACGCGGCAGCGTCGGCGCGGGACGCGGGATGAGCTGTTTCAGCCTGAAAGGGGGCATCGGCACCGCCTCGCGGGTGATTCCCTCGCTCAGCGCCACGCTTGGCGTGCTGGTGCTGGCCAATTTCGGCGCACTGGAAGCCTTAACGATCGATGGCGTGCGGGCGGGGGAGATGATTGCGCCGCTGCTGACGGGGCACACATCGCAGCTGGATGCCGGTTCTGTCATCATCATTATGGCCACAGATGCACCGCTGGATGCCCGTCAGCTGAAGCGCATCGCGAAGCGGGCCGGTGCCGGTCTGGGACGGCTGGGCAGTTACTGGGGCCACGGCTCAGGGGATATCGCGGTGGCGTTTTCCACGCAACCGCTGCCGCAACCGCCGCAGGACGACACGCTGGAGCCGCTGCTTGCCGCGGCAGCAGATGCAACTGAACAGGCGGTACTGGATGCCTTACTTAGCGCCGAGGCCGTTACCGGCTTTCGCGGTCACCATCGCCCCTCACTGACGCAGATTCTGGACAGGTTAACCTCATGA
- a CDS encoding ABC transporter permease subunit — MSSQSLTENPPQIIRSPWRDFLHAFVRNPLALVSGGFVLLLMVVAIFAPWLAPWDPMVPDWMALSSPPSTAHWMGTDELGRDLLSRIIYGARISLYIGVLSVTMGMLVGVMLGLLAGYYGGWIDMLIMRGADVLFAFPGMLLAIAVVALLGTGLNNVIIAVAVFSVPVFARIVRASTLSLKQAAYVEAVRCAGAPDRVIILRHILPGTLSSVIVYFTMRIGTSILTAAGLSFIGLGPEPDVPEWGNILAMSRSMMMAGAWHMSVFPGLAIFITVLAFNLLGDALRDTLDPKLKG, encoded by the coding sequence ATGAGTAGTCAATCGCTGACCGAAAACCCGCCTCAGATCATTCGTTCGCCGTGGCGTGATTTCCTGCATGCCTTTGTGCGTAACCCGCTGGCGCTGGTCTCTGGTGGTTTTGTGCTGCTGTTAATGGTGGTGGCGATTTTTGCCCCCTGGCTGGCACCCTGGGATCCCATGGTCCCGGACTGGATGGCGCTGTCGTCGCCGCCTTCCACGGCACACTGGATGGGGACCGATGAGCTGGGGCGCGACCTGCTCAGCCGCATTATCTATGGGGCGCGTATCTCGCTCTATATCGGCGTGCTGTCCGTGACGATGGGCATGCTGGTCGGGGTGATGCTGGGTTTACTGGCGGGCTATTACGGCGGTTGGATCGATATGCTGATCATGCGCGGTGCCGACGTCCTATTCGCGTTTCCCGGCATGTTGCTGGCCATTGCGGTAGTGGCGCTGCTGGGAACGGGTCTGAACAACGTCATTATCGCGGTTGCGGTCTTCAGCGTACCGGTATTTGCCCGTATCGTGCGGGCGTCGACGCTCTCTCTGAAGCAGGCTGCCTATGTTGAAGCCGTGCGCTGTGCCGGTGCGCCAGACCGCGTGATTATTCTGCGGCATATTCTGCCCGGCACGCTCTCCAGCGTGATTGTCTATTTCACTATGCGCATCGGCACCAGTATTCTGACGGCGGCAGGTCTGAGTTTTATCGGACTGGGCCCGGAGCCAGACGTGCCGGAATGGGGCAATATTCTGGCAATGAGCCGTAGCATGATGATGGCCGGTGCCTGGCACATGAGCGTATTTCCGGGGCTGGCGATCTTTATCACCGTGCTGGCATTTAATCTGCTTGGCGACGCACTGCGTGACACGCTCGATCCTAAACTCAAGGGCTGA
- a CDS encoding ABC transporter permease: MFAYILRRLLEMIPVLLVVSLLVFGFIKLMPGDPARIYAGPDAPIEAVEAARQHLGLNDPLPQQYIHWIGSLLQGDLGTTYRTQQPVQEVIREGFMPTLWLALAGFTWSVMLGLLFGVMAALKRGKWQDWTLMSVAVGGISMPAFWLGLLLIQFVAMPFGLFSVSGFNRASDIVLPAITLGSSVAAVMARFTRSAFLEVAQEDYVRTAKAKGLRNRLVTWKHVMRNALIPVITMLGLQFGFLLGGSIVVESVFNWPGLGWLLIESIKAQDQPVIQALVMLFVFEFIVINLLVDLLYAVVNPTIRLRQEPK; the protein is encoded by the coding sequence ATGTTTGCATACATCCTTCGCCGATTGCTGGAGATGATCCCGGTTTTGCTGGTGGTCTCGTTGCTGGTTTTCGGTTTTATCAAGCTCATGCCGGGCGATCCGGCGCGCATTTATGCCGGACCGGATGCGCCCATTGAGGCGGTCGAGGCGGCGCGTCAGCATCTCGGGCTGAACGACCCGCTGCCGCAGCAGTATATCCACTGGATCGGCAGCCTGTTGCAGGGCGATCTGGGCACGACCTATCGCACCCAGCAACCGGTGCAGGAAGTGATCAGGGAGGGCTTTATGCCGACGCTGTGGCTCGCCTTAGCGGGTTTCACCTGGTCCGTTATGCTCGGATTGTTGTTTGGCGTGATGGCGGCCCTGAAACGGGGGAAATGGCAGGACTGGACGCTGATGAGCGTAGCGGTCGGCGGCATTTCGATGCCGGCCTTCTGGCTGGGGCTGCTACTGATCCAGTTCGTCGCGATGCCTTTCGGGCTGTTCTCCGTCAGCGGCTTTAACAGGGCCAGCGATATTGTTCTGCCCGCCATCACGCTGGGTTCATCGGTGGCAGCGGTCATGGCGCGCTTTACCCGTTCGGCCTTCCTGGAGGTGGCGCAGGAAGATTACGTGCGTACCGCTAAAGCCAAAGGGCTGCGCAACCGCCTGGTGACGTGGAAACATGTGATGCGCAATGCGCTCATCCCGGTGATTACCATGCTGGGTCTGCAGTTCGGTTTTCTGCTGGGCGGATCCATCGTCGTGGAGAGTGTTTTCAACTGGCCGGGATTAGGCTGGTTACTGATTGAATCGATCAAAGCGCAGGATCAGCCGGTGATTCAGGCGCTGGTGATGCTGTTCGTGTTTGAGTTTATTGTCATTAATCTGCTGGTCGATCTGCTTTACGCGGTGGTCAATCCGACCATTCGTCTGCGACAGGAGCCGAAATGA
- a CDS encoding glutathione ABC transporter substrate-binding protein gives MKTLFRRTSLALALTTTLVMTAQAQDLRISMYADITGLDPHDTSDNVSYSVQSGIFERLFQFDPQMKLQPWLATGYTSNDSATEFTLTLRKGVTFQDGTPFDADAVKANLDRLADQKKGLKRNSLYKMIDKVTVLAPDQVKIDLNQSFGAFINTLAHPSAVMWSPSVLKQYPDEAQLRLHPVGTGPFKFVNWTPGKAVTLAKYDGYWQQGWPKVDHVIFSPSPEDATRVAALKSGQVDAIWPLPSDLIAAVKQDSHLSIQRDPSIYLYYMAINTQHKPLADVRVRQAINYAIDRNLWLKVAFAGLGKPATSAMPEGVQFYQKQTDPDYRYAPDEAKALLKAAGYPNGLDLKLWVTNATASVRAAQVLKAQLATVGIRATVTPMDSGTRNAKLWGVKDPKMAEFDLYYGGWSTSTGDADWALRPLFATESWVPTSYNVSYFSNPDADKAIAAGLATADPAKRGIAYAQAQTVLWKEAPVAFLGTPDNLVGKRNTLSGVSMLPDGNLLFTQASFK, from the coding sequence ATGAAAACGCTGTTTCGCCGTACTTCGCTGGCCCTCGCATTGACGACGACGCTGGTCATGACTGCGCAGGCACAGGATCTGCGCATCTCCATGTATGCCGATATTACGGGACTGGATCCGCACGACACCTCGGATAATGTCAGCTACTCGGTGCAGAGCGGCATCTTTGAGCGGCTGTTCCAGTTTGATCCGCAGATGAAGCTGCAGCCCTGGCTGGCGACCGGTTATACCTCCAATGACAGTGCCACCGAATTTACGCTGACGCTGCGCAAAGGCGTCACCTTTCAGGACGGTACCCCGTTTGATGCGGACGCTGTCAAAGCTAACCTTGATCGGCTGGCAGACCAGAAAAAAGGGCTGAAGCGTAACAGCCTCTACAAGATGATCGATAAGGTCACGGTGCTGGCACCCGACCAGGTAAAAATCGATCTCAATCAGTCGTTCGGCGCCTTTATCAACACGCTGGCGCATCCTTCGGCGGTGATGTGGAGCCCGTCCGTTCTTAAGCAATATCCGGACGAAGCGCAGTTGCGGCTGCATCCGGTGGGAACCGGTCCGTTTAAATTCGTCAACTGGACACCGGGCAAAGCGGTCACTCTGGCAAAGTATGATGGTTACTGGCAGCAGGGATGGCCTAAAGTCGACCATGTGATCTTCTCGCCGAGTCCGGAAGATGCGACCCGCGTCGCCGCGTTAAAATCGGGGCAGGTGGATGCCATCTGGCCATTGCCGTCAGACCTGATCGCGGCGGTGAAGCAGGACAGTCACCTTTCGATTCAGCGCGACCCCAGCATCTATCTCTACTACATGGCGATCAACACGCAGCATAAGCCGCTGGCCGATGTGCGGGTGCGTCAGGCCATCAACTATGCGATTGACCGTAATCTGTGGCTGAAAGTGGCCTTTGCCGGACTGGGCAAACCGGCCACCTCCGCGATGCCGGAAGGGGTGCAGTTTTATCAGAAACAAACCGACCCTGACTATCGCTATGCACCGGACGAGGCTAAAGCGTTGCTCAAAGCCGCGGGCTATCCGAATGGTCTGGATCTTAAGCTCTGGGTGACCAATGCCACGGCCAGCGTCCGTGCCGCACAGGTGCTGAAAGCGCAGCTGGCCACCGTGGGCATTCGTGCCACCGTAACACCGATGGATTCCGGCACGCGCAACGCGAAGCTGTGGGGCGTAAAGGATCCGAAAATGGCGGAGTTTGACCTCTATTATGGCGGCTGGTCGACCTCTACAGGCGACGCCGACTGGGCGCTGCGTCCGCTGTTTGCCACCGAATCCTGGGTGCCGACCTCCTACAACGTCTCCTACTTCAGCAACCCGGATGCAGACAAAGCGATTGCGGCCGGACTGGCGACCGCCGATCCGGCAAAGCGCGGCATCGCCTATGCACAGGCGCAGACGGTGTTGTGGAAAGAGGCACCGGTGGCGTTCCTTGGCACGCCAGACAACCTGGTGGGCAAGCGCAACACGCTGAGCGGCGTTTCGATGCTGCCTGACGGCAATTTGCTGTTCACTCAGGCGTCCTTTAAATAA
- a CDS encoding ABC transporter ATP-binding protein has translation MTDTQRTSPATRAASPSPVLAIQDLNVSFHGRSGENQALKGISFAINPGEIVAVVGESGSGKSVTSLAVMGLLSGNGRVDRGSMQFRDRSGNLHALETLDEAQRRTLRGNEMAMIFQEPMTSLNPVLRIDDQLTEALRDHQQCDRKQAHARVRELLRQVRIADVDRVMKSYPHSLSGGMRQRVMIAQALACDPQLLIADEPTTALDVTVQARILHILRELQREKQMAVLFITHDMGVVAEIADRVVVMLRGEVVEQGTVSEIFASPQHAYTKALLAAVPRLGDMREHAWPHRFPLPGARDAAQSEQQTARYDTAPLLDVRGLKVYYPIRSGILSGLTHHVHAVEQIDFTLWPGETLAIVGESGCGKSTTGRALMRLINSDAESIHFEGKEISDLKEAEFQPLRREIQMVFQDPYASLNPRLTVGFTIAEPLLLHGMVSSLEQASPQIDALLKSVGLLPEHARRYPHEFSGGQRQRIAIARAMALKPKVIIADEAVSALDVSIQAQVVNLMMDLQQQTGVAWIFISHDMAVVERIANRVAVMYLGQIVELGPRQSVFNQPQHPYTRRLLASVPVADPENRQPRLFDDSEIPSPLRKVGETVTKPRYRQVAPLHWVADGIAL, from the coding sequence ATGACGGACACACAACGTACTTCCCCGGCAACCCGCGCGGCCTCGCCATCTCCCGTGCTGGCGATTCAGGACCTTAACGTCTCATTTCATGGACGCAGCGGTGAGAATCAGGCACTCAAGGGCATCAGCTTTGCCATTAATCCGGGTGAAATTGTCGCCGTGGTGGGTGAAAGCGGTTCAGGTAAATCGGTCACGTCGCTGGCGGTGATGGGTCTGCTGTCCGGCAATGGACGTGTCGATCGCGGCAGCATGCAGTTTCGTGATCGCAGCGGAAACCTGCACGCGTTAGAAACCCTGGACGAAGCACAGCGCCGCACGTTGCGTGGCAATGAAATGGCGATGATCTTTCAGGAGCCGATGACCTCGCTGAATCCGGTGCTGCGCATTGACGATCAGCTCACCGAGGCATTACGCGATCATCAGCAGTGCGACAGAAAACAGGCCCATGCCCGCGTACGTGAACTGCTGCGACAGGTGCGTATCGCCGATGTAGACCGCGTGATGAAAAGCTATCCGCACTCGCTGTCCGGCGGCATGCGGCAGCGTGTGATGATTGCGCAGGCGCTGGCCTGCGATCCGCAACTTCTGATTGCCGACGAGCCTACCACTGCGCTGGATGTCACCGTACAGGCGCGCATTCTCCATATTCTGCGTGAGCTGCAACGTGAGAAACAGATGGCGGTGCTGTTTATTACCCATGATATGGGCGTGGTCGCGGAAATCGCCGATCGCGTGGTGGTCATGCTGCGTGGCGAAGTGGTCGAGCAGGGAACCGTGTCTGAGATTTTTGCCTCCCCGCAGCACGCTTATACCAAAGCGTTACTGGCGGCCGTACCCAGACTCGGCGATATGCGGGAGCACGCATGGCCGCATCGCTTTCCTCTGCCTGGTGCGCGGGATGCTGCGCAAAGCGAACAGCAAACCGCTCGCTATGACACGGCACCGCTGCTGGATGTGCGTGGGCTGAAAGTCTATTACCCGATTCGCAGCGGCATTTTATCGGGCCTGACGCATCATGTGCATGCGGTGGAGCAGATTGATTTCACGCTGTGGCCGGGTGAAACCCTGGCCATCGTGGGTGAAAGCGGCTGCGGCAAATCGACAACCGGACGGGCGCTGATGCGCCTCATCAACAGTGACGCTGAAAGCATTCATTTTGAAGGAAAGGAGATCTCTGACCTGAAAGAGGCAGAGTTCCAGCCGCTGCGCCGTGAAATCCAGATGGTGTTTCAGGATCCCTATGCGTCTCTGAATCCCCGTCTGACAGTTGGGTTCACCATTGCCGAGCCGTTGCTGCTACATGGCATGGTCTCTTCGCTTGAACAGGCTTCTCCACAGATCGATGCGCTGCTCAAGAGCGTCGGCCTCCTGCCTGAGCACGCGCGTCGTTATCCGCACGAATTTTCTGGCGGTCAGCGTCAGCGTATTGCCATCGCCCGCGCCATGGCGCTGAAACCGAAAGTGATTATTGCGGATGAAGCGGTATCAGCCCTGGACGTCTCGATTCAGGCGCAGGTGGTGAATCTGATGATGGACCTGCAGCAGCAGACGGGCGTGGCATGGATCTTCATCTCTCACGACATGGCGGTCGTCGAGCGCATTGCGAATCGCGTCGCGGTGATGTACCTCGGCCAGATTGTCGAGCTTGGCCCGCGCCAGTCGGTCTTTAATCAGCCGCAACACCCCTATACCCGGCGTCTGCTGGCCTCCGTGCCGGTCGCCGATCCAGAGAACCGTCAGCCCCGTCTTTTCGATGACAGCGAAATCCCTTCGCCGTTACGTAAGGTGGGCGAAACGGTCACTAAACCCCGTTATCGCCAGGTTGCGCCCCTGCACTGGGTCGCTGACGGCATTGCATTGTAA
- the dgcA gene encoding N-acetyl-D-Glu racemase DgcA translates to MRQLQIEVVELPLARPFAIARGTRTAVTVVRVTLEQNGFIGQGECTPTARYDETPDSVQALLEAIRTEVESGLSRHDLQHHLPAGSARNVLDCALWRLDAARANQTLWQKSQCAQPPSVVTAETLSLDTLENMAIAAADAVSRGAILLKIKLDRSEILEKMAAIRAAAPHATLIIDANEAWSGLELESLLVALKTFNIAMVEQPLPAGQDHDLQRFKHPIPVCADESCHTRADIAGLRDRYEMVNIKLDKCGGLTEALAMVEEARVHKMRIMVGCMLGSSLAMEAALPVAVNAEFVDLDGPIWLAADSSPFLSYSQGRIWL, encoded by the coding sequence ATGCGACAGTTGCAGATTGAGGTGGTGGAGCTGCCGCTGGCGCGACCCTTTGCTATCGCACGCGGTACCCGCACCGCCGTGACGGTCGTCCGGGTCACGCTGGAACAAAACGGGTTCATCGGGCAGGGCGAATGTACCCCGACGGCCCGCTACGATGAGACGCCCGACAGCGTTCAGGCCCTGCTCGAAGCGATTCGTACTGAGGTGGAATCGGGCCTGAGCCGTCACGATCTGCAACACCACTTACCGGCCGGTTCTGCGCGCAACGTGCTGGACTGTGCGCTATGGCGACTTGATGCCGCACGGGCGAATCAGACGCTGTGGCAAAAGAGCCAATGTGCTCAGCCACCGTCGGTGGTGACGGCAGAGACCCTTAGCCTTGATACGCTGGAAAACATGGCTATCGCGGCGGCAGATGCCGTCTCACGTGGTGCCATCCTGCTCAAAATTAAGCTCGACCGCAGTGAGATTCTGGAAAAAATGGCGGCGATCCGCGCGGCGGCACCGCATGCCACGCTCATTATCGATGCCAATGAAGCCTGGTCGGGGCTGGAACTGGAAAGCCTGCTGGTGGCACTGAAAACCTTCAACATCGCGATGGTGGAGCAACCCCTTCCCGCGGGGCAGGATCATGACCTGCAACGCTTTAAGCATCCCATACCGGTCTGTGCCGATGAGAGCTGCCATACGCGGGCGGATATTGCCGGATTACGCGACCGCTACGAGATGGTCAATATCAAACTGGATAAGTGCGGTGGCCTGACCGAAGCGCTGGCGATGGTGGAAGAAGCCCGCGTCCACAAAATGCGCATCATGGTCGGTTGCATGCTGGGCTCGTCACTGGCGATGGAGGCGGCATTGCCCGTCGCGGTTAACGCTGAATTCGTTGATCTGGACGGCCCCATCTGGCTTGCCGCCGACAGTTCTCCTTTTCTGAGCTACTCCCAGGGCCGTATCTGGCTATAA
- the dgcN gene encoding N-acetyltransferase DgcN has product MLIPQPYLLFLGDVTDPLAAKTARGIHIWRPEQCVGEIKLPGCTVSLGLDELDIPGAKARGAKTLVLGTANAGGYLPAHWLETIKSAIKAGMNVASGLHHRLVDEPELVALAQASGVELFDLRHMRPALNVGSGKKRTGKRILTVGTDCSVGKMYTSLALEAAMRARGLKADFRATGQTGILVAGEGIAVDAVIADFIAGAAEALSPANDADHWDIVEGQGSLFHPSYAGVSMGLMHGAQPHWLVMCHEMGRPHMRHLPHQPMVSLQACVEANLRAAQVTSESVQLAGFAINTSSYSEEEALAYCAEISAEFGLPATDPVRFGIDEIAALLQERG; this is encoded by the coding sequence ATGCTAATCCCACAACCCTATTTACTCTTTCTTGGCGATGTTACCGATCCCCTTGCGGCAAAAACGGCGCGCGGTATTCATATCTGGCGGCCTGAGCAGTGCGTTGGCGAAATTAAACTGCCGGGCTGCACGGTCAGTCTGGGTCTGGATGAACTGGATATTCCCGGTGCCAAAGCGCGCGGTGCGAAAACCCTGGTGCTGGGTACGGCCAATGCCGGCGGCTATCTGCCAGCGCACTGGCTGGAAACCATCAAAAGCGCCATCAAAGCAGGCATGAATGTTGCCAGTGGTCTGCACCATCGGCTGGTGGATGAGCCGGAACTGGTCGCGCTGGCGCAGGCTTCTGGCGTCGAGCTGTTTGACCTGCGTCATATGCGTCCGGCGCTTAATGTTGGCAGCGGCAAGAAGCGCACAGGTAAGCGCATCCTGACCGTCGGCACGGACTGCTCAGTAGGCAAGATGTACACCTCCCTGGCGCTGGAAGCGGCGATGCGTGCGCGCGGCCTGAAGGCTGATTTTCGCGCCACGGGGCAGACCGGCATTCTGGTCGCAGGAGAGGGCATTGCTGTGGATGCGGTCATCGCTGATTTTATTGCCGGTGCAGCAGAAGCGCTGTCACCGGCGAATGACGCTGATCACTGGGATATCGTCGAAGGGCAGGGCTCGCTGTTCCATCCCTCTTATGCGGGCGTCAGCATGGGGCTGATGCACGGTGCGCAACCACACTGGCTGGTCATGTGCCATGAAATGGGACGTCCTCATATGCGTCATCTGCCACACCAGCCAATGGTCAGCCTGCAGGCGTGCGTGGAAGCCAATCTGCGTGCCGCACAAGTGACCAGTGAGTCTGTTCAGCTGGCGGGCTTTGCGATCAACACCTCCAGTTACAGTGAAGAAGAGGCGCTCGCTTATTGCGCCGAAATCAGCGCGGAGTTCGGCTTACCGGCTACGGATCCTGTGCGTTTTGGTATTGATGAGATCGCCGCACTGCTTCAGGAGCGTGGCTGA
- the tri1 gene encoding ADP-ribosylarginine hydrolase Tri1, with the protein MIDLRSDDDVLFIYARRYAHLIPQASRQLMNRMSYEQKPLRAKPEDALKPEWAKSLPQKITDEQALDKCQGALMGLAVGDAIGTTLEFMPRDKARVDDMVGGGLFSLKPGEWTDDTSMALCLAETYIESNKCDITLFRQKLLNWYKDGTNSSNGVCFDIGNTTRYALEQFVLHGPTWMGNTSPETAGNAALIRHAPTAIFRRKSFIAGWRDAILQSEATHCAAESIDSCRFFNVMLHYILNGYSKSESFAPHLMGSTLRVLIINAGEYKEKHRDQIRSSGYVIDTLEAALWAVWHTDNFKDAILLAANLADDADSVAATAGQLAGALYGLSGIPQEWVNKIVDKDRILSMAEELFHLAPEETD; encoded by the coding sequence ATGATTGATCTTAGGTCTGATGATGATGTGCTTTTCATTTATGCCAGACGTTACGCTCATTTAATACCCCAGGCGTCACGGCAGTTGATGAATAGAATGTCTTATGAACAAAAACCTTTACGCGCTAAACCTGAGGACGCTCTCAAGCCAGAATGGGCAAAATCTTTACCTCAGAAAATTACTGATGAACAGGCATTAGATAAATGTCAGGGCGCTTTAATGGGGTTGGCGGTTGGAGACGCTATAGGCACAACGCTAGAATTTATGCCAAGAGATAAAGCTCGCGTTGATGACATGGTTGGCGGGGGACTTTTCTCTCTTAAACCCGGTGAGTGGACTGATGACACCTCAATGGCGCTGTGTCTCGCTGAAACTTATATTGAAAGCAATAAATGTGATATTACATTGTTCCGACAAAAGCTACTCAACTGGTATAAGGATGGGACAAATAGTTCTAATGGCGTATGCTTTGATATAGGTAATACAACGCGCTATGCACTTGAGCAGTTTGTCCTTCATGGACCAACCTGGATGGGGAATACTTCTCCTGAGACTGCAGGGAATGCAGCATTAATTCGCCATGCACCTACTGCTATTTTCAGAAGGAAATCGTTTATTGCCGGTTGGCGAGATGCGATACTACAGAGTGAGGCTACACATTGTGCCGCAGAGTCTATAGATAGCTGTCGCTTTTTTAATGTTATGCTTCATTACATCTTAAATGGTTACAGTAAGAGTGAGAGCTTTGCTCCTCATCTTATGGGATCAACATTACGTGTATTGATCATCAATGCCGGTGAATATAAAGAAAAGCATCGTGATCAAATCCGTTCTTCTGGCTATGTCATCGACACCCTGGAAGCAGCATTATGGGCCGTCTGGCATACAGACAATTTCAAAGATGCCATTCTGCTGGCGGCAAATCTTGCTGATGATGCTGATAGTGTAGCGGCGACGGCAGGTCAGCTAGCGGGCGCATTGTATGGACTGTCAGGCATTCCTCAGGAATGGGTTAATAAAATAGTCGATAAAGACAGAATTCTTTCGATGGCAGAAGAGCTGTTTCACCTTGCACCGGAAGAAACGGATTAA
- a CDS encoding type IV secretion protein Rhs yields MNLEQEVLLAMDNFHPKPTIINEWEPIADVLSESFNWKGSKIDWKCLELHIDKPIDFKSTQIEKEVEEFIKESGLYKFINEGEIIYYVNDSSLDFAVSLGSKIFLSFVIYVIDNIPQHHYFFDEGANWCFAITAEGYLDFGVKG; encoded by the coding sequence ATGAATTTAGAGCAAGAGGTATTGTTGGCGATGGATAATTTTCATCCCAAGCCAACAATAATTAATGAATGGGAGCCAATTGCTGATGTGCTCTCTGAGTCGTTTAATTGGAAAGGCTCAAAAATAGACTGGAAGTGTTTGGAGTTACATATTGATAAGCCGATTGATTTCAAATCTACCCAAATTGAAAAAGAAGTTGAAGAATTCATTAAAGAAAGTGGGTTATATAAATTTATAAATGAGGGTGAGATAATTTATTATGTTAATGACTCGTCGCTTGATTTTGCAGTTTCGCTTGGTTCGAAAATATTCCTGTCTTTTGTGATCTATGTAATAGATAACATCCCTCAGCATCATTATTTTTTTGATGAGGGAGCGAATTGGTGTTTTGCTATTACTGCAGAGGGTTATCTTGACTTTGGTGTTAAGGGTTAA